In Thauera aromatica K172, one DNA window encodes the following:
- the meaB gene encoding methylmalonyl Co-A mutase-associated GTPase MeaB: MLDANDRALVDGVLARQLRPLAKAITLIESQREDHKARAQGVLEALLPHTGGAMRVGISGVPGVGKSTFIEALGLYLIEQGLRVAVLAVDPSSSLSGGSILGDKTRMERLSQNPAAFIRPSPSAGSLGGVAEKTRETMLVCEAAGFDVLIVETVGVGQSETAVAGMTDLFCLLQLPNAGDELQAIKKGIMELADLIVINKADLDPAAAMRAKAQIKTALHMLRPASPNWTVPVLTLSALKKEGIAEFWQAVSDYRRTLTASGEFDARRRHQALAWMWELIDAGLRSRFRTHPQVKHALPGFARAVEEGTTTPSAAALRLLGYVQA; the protein is encoded by the coding sequence ATGCTGGATGCGAACGATCGGGCGCTGGTCGACGGTGTGCTCGCGCGCCAGCTGCGCCCGCTCGCGAAGGCCATCACCCTGATCGAGTCACAGCGCGAAGACCACAAGGCGCGTGCGCAGGGCGTGCTCGAAGCGCTGTTGCCGCACACCGGCGGGGCGATGCGGGTGGGCATCTCGGGCGTGCCGGGGGTGGGCAAGTCGACCTTCATCGAAGCGCTCGGCCTGTACCTGATCGAGCAGGGCCTGCGCGTTGCGGTGCTGGCGGTCGATCCGTCCTCGTCGCTCAGCGGCGGCTCGATCCTCGGCGACAAGACGCGCATGGAACGGCTCTCGCAGAATCCGGCCGCGTTCATCCGTCCCAGCCCGTCGGCCGGTTCGCTCGGCGGGGTGGCAGAGAAAACGCGCGAGACGATGCTGGTGTGCGAGGCCGCCGGTTTCGACGTGCTCATCGTCGAGACCGTCGGCGTCGGCCAGAGCGAGACTGCGGTGGCGGGCATGACCGACCTCTTCTGCCTGCTCCAGCTGCCCAACGCCGGCGATGAGCTGCAGGCGATCAAGAAAGGGATCATGGAGCTTGCCGACCTGATCGTCATCAACAAGGCCGACCTCGATCCGGCGGCGGCGATGCGGGCGAAGGCCCAGATCAAGACCGCGCTCCACATGCTGCGCCCGGCCAGCCCGAACTGGACGGTGCCGGTGCTGACGCTGTCGGCGCTGAAGAAGGAAGGCATCGCCGAATTCTGGCAGGCGGTGAGCGACTACCGCCGGACGCTCACCGCCTCCGGCGAGTTCGACGCCAGACGCCGCCACCAGGCCCTGGCCTGGATGTGGGAACTGATCGATGCGGGGCTGCGCAGCCGCTTCCGCACCCATCCGCAGGTGAAGCACGCATTGCCCGGGTTCGCCCGCGCGGTGGAGGAGGGCACGACCACGCCTTCGGCCGCCGCGCTGCGCCTGCTCGGCTACGTCCAGGCTTGA